The sequence ATTTGCATCGGCGCGCGCCGCAGCGGAAAATCCACCTTCCTGTTTCAGCTCATGAGCCGCCTTATTGAACAGGGCGTTGACCGCCGGAACATTCTCTACCTGAACTTTTTTGACGACCGCCTGCGCGGTCTTCGGCATGAACGTCCGGGCATCATTGCGGAAGCGTATTTTTCCCTTTACCCGGAAAAAAAAAATGTTGAAAAAATCTATTGTTTTTTCGATGAGATACAAGAGATACCCGACTGGGAGCCTTTCGTTGACCGCCTGATGCGCCAGGAAAAATGCGACGTGTTCATCACCGGCTCATCCGCGCGAATGCTGTCCCGGGAGATCGCCACGCAGATGCGCGGCCGGGCGCTTTCCTGGGAAATATTTCCCTTTTCCTTTCAGGAATTTCTCGATTTCAAAGGCATTCAAAGCCAGGGGCCCCTGTCCGCCGGAAAACGTCTGATGATTCAAAAGGCGTTTGGGGAATATTGGGAGACCGGCGGCTTCCCCGAAGTCGCCGGTCTCGGGCGGCGGCTGCGGGTCAAAATCCACCAGGAATACTTTAACGCCATGCTGTTCAGGGATATTGTGGAACGCCATGATATATCCCATCCCAGGGCGGTGGCCGATCTGGCGCGCCGGCTGGTGGACAACGCCGCCTCCCTGTATTCCATCAATCGCCTTGCCGGCTATCTGAAATCCCTCGGGCACAAAGCGCCCAAATCAGCGGTGTCCGACTATCTGTCATGGTTCGAGGACGCCTATGTCCTTTTCACCACCCGGATTTTTGACGCGTCCCAAGCCCGGGCCGCCGCCAACCCGAAAAAAATTTACTGCGTGGATCACGCCCTGGCGACATCCATCAGCTCGGGAATTCTGCTGAACTCGGGTCATCTGCTGGAAAATTTGGTCTTCACGACGCTTCGCCGCCTCTCCCCGGACATCTTTTATTTCAAAAGCAAAAACGGCCGGGAAGTGGACTTCGTGGTCCGGAGACCGGATCGGTCCCCGGCGCTGGTCCAGGTTTGCGAGTCAATGGCGGACCCCAAAACCCGCAAACGGGAAATAAAGGCCCTGGGCGAAGCCATGTCCGAGCTGGGGATCCATTCCGGGACCATTGTGACACGGGGAGAAGAAAGTCAGACGCGGGTGGAATCCGGAGAAATCCGCGTGACGCCCGCATGGCGTTTTCTTCTTGAATGGTCTTGAAAGCGGGGCACGCTACACATGAACGCTTAAGTTCAGTCCCCTCTCCTTCCGCATCTTTTCCAGGTCCCGCCTGAGTCGCGTCCAGAATGGATGGTCTTTTGAAAAAACGATTTCTTCTATTTCTTCTCTCAGATCAGGATAAAATTCTTTGAATATGGCCTTGAGATTTCGCCAGTTCCGGTCTGAGCGTCTCTCCATATTAAGACCGTATATCCAGATAGTGTCGGCAAGCGGCTCCAGTCGGTCAATCAGCGGCGCCGCATCCGTGACATGGGGAATGACCGGGCACAGGAGAGCGGACGTTTTCACGCCGGCCTCTCTTAATTTGCGCAGCGCCTCAATTCTGTCCTCCGTGTCTTTGGTATCGGCCTCAAAGCGCTCGCGGTCGCGGTTGTCACTGAACGCCACTGAAACGCTCACCGAGGCTTTCCCCATGCGCCGCAGCAGGTCCAGATCGCGAAGAACCAGGTCTGATTTCGTCAGAATGCTCGCGGTGAATCCTTTTTCCAGGAGCGATTCTAAAATTTTTCGGGTCTGGAGGCATTCGGCCTCGCAGGGTTGGTAGGGATCGGTATAGTATCCCATATAGATGTTCTGGGGGGGGATTTTTTCAAGCGCTTCCGCCAGTCGGGTCTCGATGTCCGGATGCGTCAGGATTTTTCGGGTCCAATCCGTTTCCGCCTGGTTAAGCGCGTAGCAGTAATGGCAATGGTGGGCGCATCCGACATATGGATCAACCTGATAATCCGCGATTTTCAGCCCGCAGGGGACCAGAACAGGTCGGCGGGAACATGTGGCGATCTCCATCAGCGAGAATCCTTTCAGCGAAAACACAGCGCCCGGGCCGGGTTAAAGCCCGGTTTCTCTTTTAATATGACGGTTGTCAGACCGGTCTTTGAATTTTTTTGTAATGAGACACCGGGTAGTCGCAAATTTCACAGGGCAGTTCCGGCTTTTCGTCCATTGTGGAGCCGCAAATGTCACACACATGATAATGGGGGCTCATTTTCTCAATTTTCTTTGCCAGCGGTTTGAAAAACAAACCGGAAAATTTTTTGATATCGCGGATAATTTTTTCGTGCTGCTGATGTGATTTCCACGAATACATGCAATTGAGCACGGTCTGATCATGGGATTCAAATGACATTTTTTTGATAATGTCCGGATAAAACCTGTTTATCTTTTGAAGCTCTTTGACGGCCGCGGCGTTCAGGTTGGACTTGGTGTCGGCGGAAGAGACGGGAACGGGTCTTTCCTGAAACGCGTCGCCGAAGGAAAGCAGTATTTTTTTAAAATTCTCCGAATGAATTTTTTCGGAAACTGAAAAGGCGTGAAACAGGTAGGCGATATTGGGATAACCTTCAGACAGGGCTTTTTTGCGATATTCATCATAATGCCGGTGCGCCGTCGTTTCCGACCAATAGGCTCTTTCAAGCAGCGCCCGGGTCCGGGGATACCCGTCCTCCCGTTCTTCCGCCTCCGCGAAATGTCTAATATTTGCGAATGGATAACAAAAAGAAAAAAGAACGGAAAGTCGCAGCAGCTGTCGTCTCGAAATCATTTTTTTATTTCGCCTAAACGCCGCGCCCGCCCTGCGGGACTGCGAAACGGCCCGAATCAGGCGCGGGGCATTTTCAAACGAATCCTCATGGGGTTATACGTATGGGTGAACTGACGAATGACTATCATCTCCCGCGTAAAAAATCAAGAGCCGGAGACCCGGCCTGCCGCGTCACGACGGTTTGGAATGCCTTTTTTTAATGGAAAAAAGCTCCTGAAAGATAAAAAGAAATTTCCCGACGCTGTCGTACTGAATCCGGGAATCCTCGTGATGGGTCCAGGTGACCGGGAACTCCGCCGTCTTAAAACCCTTTTTTTTGGCCAGCCACAAAATCTCGGGATCGAATATGACGCTGTTTAAAAGGCTTTGGGAAAAAAGGGTCCGGGCCGCTGTCCGGGTGAACATTTTGAATCCGCACTGGGTGTCTTTGTATGAAATCCCTAAGTGAAGGTTCTGGATCAGGGTGTACATTTTGCCTGAAAGCGCCCGAAAAAAACCCTGGCCCGAAGTCACCACGGCTCCGGAAACGGCCCGGGAGGCGATGGCGATGTCGTGTCCCCGGCGGATCAGATCCATGGCCGTGTCCGCCATTTCCATGGGCACCGAATAATCGGCGTCCATGAACATGATCAAATCCCCGGAGGCCCGAAGCATGCCATAACGTGTCGCGTATCCTTTGCCCTGGTTGGGATGGTACTCCAGGGCCTGGATGGACACATTTTTCCCCGGGGAAAAATCGTTTGCCACCGCCACGGTGTCATCCGAGCTTCCGTCGCTCACCACAATGATCTCTGATGAATACGGCCGCCCCTCCAGGAAGGCCCGGGAGCGCTCAAGGGTGTGGACAATGCGGTCCTCTTCGTTATACGCCGGTATGACAACAGAAAGCTTCACGGGGATATCTCACTCCTTTTTTTCCGAAAAGACCGTCTTTTAAAAAAACGGATCAGGGAATTGGACGGCCAGGCGAACGCCATGGCGCAGGCCGTTCCGGCCGCGGCCCCCCCGACCACATCCAGCGGGAAATGAACCCCTAAGTAAACCCGGGAATATCCCACGAGCCCGGCGATGAGATAAAAAAACGCCCACATCTTTCTGAAAAAAAAGCTGAAAAAAACCGCGCCGGCAAAGATGTTGGTGGCGTGGGAGGACGGCAGGGAGTTGGACTGGCCCCGGATCACCTCCTTCAGCGGCGGGGTGACGCTCCATGTTTTTCTCATCCGGTCATAAAGATGAACCTCGGACTGGCTGTGATAGGGCCGGGGCCGCTCAAAAAAAGGCTTCAGCACAGCCGAGCTGAGATTCTCCGAAGCGGCGATCAGAAGAAGCGCGGAAACCGCCGCCACCCGAAATTTGGCGTCGTTTTTAATGATCAGGAAAAGCCAGGCCAGCGTCATGGGGATATAAAACAGCTTGACGTTGGACATGATGGGCATGAACACATCCAAAAAAGGATTCTGCCAGTCCCGGTTGATGATGTAAAACAGCTTGATATCCATTTTTTCCAAAAAATTTAAAATATTTGCAATCATAATAAACTCGCGATGGGTTAGGCGGCGTCGCGCCGGATCGGATTTTGCTCTGATCAGACGGGGCCGTCGTTATTTTTTAAACTGAATGCGGCACAACTCATAATACTGCCCCCGGGCCGCCATCAGCTCCTCATGTTTTCCATGCTCCACAATGCGGCCGTCTTCCATGGCCACGATCCGGTGGGCGTTTCGCACGGTGGAAAGCCGGTGGGCGATGACAAAGGCGCAGCGGCCCTTCATAAGGTTGTCCAGGGCTTTCTGGACAATCCTTTCCGCGCTTGAGTCCAGAGAGGAGGTGGCCTCATCCAGGATCAGGATCGGGGCGTTTTTCATCAGCGCCCGGGCGATGCAGATCCGCTGTTTTTCCCCCCCGGAAAGCCGGGCGCCCAGCTCCCCGGCCAGGGTGTCGAATCCGTCGGGGAAATTTTGTATAAAATCGTATGCGTACGCCGATTTCGCGGCCTTTTCCACATCCGCGTCCGATGGATTTTCCGCCCCGTAGGCGATATTGTTCCGGATGGTGTCGTTGAACAAAATGGGCTCCTGGGTCACGATGGCGATCTGTTTGCGCAAAGACGTCAGGGACATGTCCCGAATATCCACCCCCCCGATCTTTATGGCGCCGCTGAACACATCGTAAAACCGGGGGATCATATTCACCAGGGTGGTTTTGCCGGCGCCGCTTTTGCCCACGATGGCCACCATCTCCCCCGGCTCGGCCCGCAGATCGATGTTTTTTAAGACCTTTTTCTCCTGGTATTTGAACGAAACGTCCTCAAAGGCCACGGCGTGGGGACCCGGCGGCAAGAGAGCCGGCTTTTCGGGGTCCTTGATCTCCCGGGGGGTTTCGATGATGTCAAACACCCGGTCGGCGGCGGCCATGCCCTCCTGGATGGTGTTGTTGATGCGGCTGAGCTTTTTCACCGGGTCATAGAGCATGAGCACGGCGGCCATGAAGGAAAAAAAGGTGCCGGCCGTGGAGGTTCCGTTGATGACCCGGTAGCCGCCGTAGCCGATGATAAAGGCGATGCCCACCCCGGCCAGCGCCTCCATGATGGCCGGGGAAAGGGCCTTGGCGATGACGGTCCGGATCTCGATTTTAAACAGCGCCCGGGTTTTTTCAAAAAACCGCTTTTTCTCGCGCTTTTCCATGCCGAACGCCTTGACGATTTTGTTTCCGGCGAATGTCTCATGGAGAAACACGTTGATGTCCGACAGGGCCTCCTGCCGGCCGCCGGTGAAACGGCGGACCTTCCGGCCGAATTTCACCACCGGCAGAAAGGCGGCGGGCAAAATGATGATGGCGAAAAGCGCCAGCTCCCATTCCCGGTAAAAAATCACGGCGGTGAGAAACAGGATGGTGAAAAAATCCCGAAGGGAGCCCTTGACGGCGTCTGAGACCATGGCCCTGATCACGGTGGCGTCGTTGGTGATGCGCGACATCAGGCCCCCGGTCTTTTCCCGGTGGAAAAAAGACAACGGCAGGTCCATGATCCGGCCGTACAGGTCGTCCCGGAGGCGGCGGATGATGCTTTCCCCGATGTGGCTCATGAAATAGTCCTGGCCGTAAATCCCGATCCCCCGGAAAAAATACATGGCCAGCACCACGACGGGCAGGGCTTTGAGCATGCCGACGTCTTTGTTGACAAAAATATCGTCAATGACGTTTTTGATCAGGTAGGCGGAGCCGGCCGTGGACAGAGAGATGGCCAGGCTGCACAGCATGGCCCCGAACAGCTTGAAACGCTTTTCAAACACCAGCCTCAGAAGGCGTCGGTGCCGGGGCTTTATTTTTCCCGAGGGGAAGAGGCTCATGGGGGGTTCTTTCCGTTTTCGATTTTCAAACGATTTTATGCCGGCCGTCGGGCCGGATTTTTAAGGGGTTTTGTGGCCAAAATGCGCGTCCACCTCTTCGGTGAGCCGGCGCATCTGTTTCTCCAGCTCTTTTCTTTTCAACTCGATCCCGTCCTCGTCCGCGTCCGGGCTCACATGAACCGGGTCTCCGTACACGATCCGGCACCGGGTGAAGGGAAGGGGCAGAATAAAGCGGTCCCAGGAGCGGAACACGACGCCGCGTCCGGCCCCGTAAGTCACCGGGACGATGGGACGGCCCATTCTTCGGGCCAGGAGGACCACCCCTTTCTGAACCCGGAAGCGGGGGCCCTGGGGGCCGTCGGGAATGACGGTCCCGGGGTCCGGGGACTCGGCGCTCATGGCCTCCACGATTTTCTCCAGCGCCTTCATCCCCCCTTTTTTCGAAGAGCCCCGGACAGGTTTTTGACCCTGCCGCTCCAGGATCCGGGCGATGATCTCCCCGTCCTCGGAGGCGCTCACCATGATGGCCGAGCCGTGGCCCTTGTACAGATAGCTGAACGGCAGAATCCGGGAATGCCACAGGGCGAAGACGTTTTTCCTGGAGTCAATGAGTTCCCGGACTTTTTCAAGCCCCCGGGATTCGATTTTGATGGTCGAAAAAAGCAGATCGATAAACAGCTTGCCCAAAAGCCCCACCAGCCGCCATTTAAGCTCGACTAAAAAATTCCGGATCGCGGATCGAGTCGTCATTTCATCATCTCCAAAGCGATTTTCGCCGCGCGCTCCGAGGCCCCGGGGCCTCCCATGGCGTCCCGGATCCCCCCCAGCGCCTCCGCGGCCTTTCGAAGCCGGTCCGGGTCTGTGAGGGCGCCGTGGGCGACGGCCGCGATCTTTTCCGGCGTGGCGTCCGTTTGAATCAGCTCGGGAACCACCGGGGAGGCCGCGATGTGGTTGGCGATGCCGATGTGCTCCACCCGGACCAGGGCCTTGGCCACCCAGTGGCTCACCGGTGAAATTTTGTAAATAATGACATGGGGCGTCCGGGACAGGGCCGTTTCCAGGGTCACGGTTCCCGACACGGCGATGACGAAATCGCTTTTTTCCAAAACCGATCCCGCGCCGGATTCGTCTATATGAAAACGCCCGGACGCCGGGCCCCGGGCCACAACGGCGTCCATAAAATCCCGTTTCACTCCCGGGGCCAGGGAAATGACGAACTCCGGGGCCGGACGCCCGTCTTTTCTGAATTTTTCCTCCAGAAGCCGGGCCGCGCCCATCATGACGGGCAGATGCCTTTCGATTTCTTTTCCCCGGGACCCCGGCAAAAGCCCCAGGATCCGGCGCCCGTTTTCGGGCCTGTCGGGAAGGGGCCGGGGGGCCGGGGCGCCCGGCTCGTCCAGAAAGGGATGCCCCACAAAGGTGACCGGGACCCCGCGCTCCTCATACAGGACGGCCTCAAAGGGAAAAATCACAGCCATGTGATCCACCCGCCTGGCGATTTTTTTGATCCGTCCCCGCCGCCATGCCCAGACCTGGGGACTGATGTAATAAAGGACCGGGACCCCCAGTTTTTTGGCCGTCGCCGCCACCCTGAGATTGAAATCAGGAAAATCCACCAGGATCAAAAGGTCCGGACGCAGACTCTTCAAAAGGCGCCGGGCCGCGGCGAATCCTTTCAGAATGTGGGACAGCGCCCCGAAGACCTCGGTGACGCCCACCACCGACATCAAAGCGGCGTCAAAAACCAGGCGGACCCCCTCTTTTTCAAGGGCCGGGCCGCCGATGCCGCAAAAAAAAAGCCCGTCTCTTTTTTGGTCCATGGCCCGGACCAGCCTCGCGGCGTGATGGTCCCCGGAGGATTCCCCGGCGATGACCATGACGGTCCCGGCGGACTTCATTTTAAAGTCCTCTTTCCGGCGGCCGGAAGGCTTTCGTGTATGCGGTCCGTGATGATCAGGGCGATTTCAAGCGCCTCGGCGCCCATGCGGCCGGTGACCTCAGGGGATTTTTTTGTCCGAATCGCCTCAATGAAAGACTCCAGCTCGTCTTTGAGCGCGTCGGCTTTTTCAAAAGACAGGGTCCGGCCCTCCATGCCCGGAAGGTCCCAGTCCCCGGGGGGCCGGCCCGCGTCCACGCCCTCGGGCGGGGCGCCTGATTTGAACACCGTCATTTCCCGGTTTCCGAAATCCGCCTGAATATAGGCGTCTTTTTGAAACACCGTCATGGTCCGGCTGTCCGACTCGGCGACGCGCCCGGCCGCGAGATGGGCCGCGCATCCGTTTTCAAACTCGATCCGGGCCATGGCCATATCAATGCGGTCCGTGGCCACCGGGGCGCCCGAGGCCCGGATGTCCCGGACCGGGGAGTTGGCCAGCGCCAGCGCGATGTCGATGTCATGGATCATCATATCCAGAATCACGCTCACATCGGCGGCCCTTTCCTTGAACCGGCTCATCCGCCGCGCCTCAAACAGGAAGGGGCCGTCCGCGATTCGGCGCAGCGCCCGGGTCACGGGATTGAACCGCTCGATGTGGCCGGTCTGGATGATCCGGCCGTTCTTTTCCGCGATGTCCATCAGCTCCCGGGCCTGATCCAGGTTTTCGGTGATGGGTTTTTCAATGAGCAGATGGGCGCCGTTGGCCAGAAAATCCCGGCTCACCTCAAAATGCGCGGGGGTGGAGGTGACCACGCTGGCCGCGTCCACCTTTCCCAGAAGCTTACGGTGATCCGAATATGATTTCGCGCCAAAACGGGCCGCGACCTCATCAGCGGCGGCCGGGTCAAGGTCGGCCACCCCCACCAGATCCACGTGGGGCATGCCCGCGTATTTCTCAGCGTGGAACTTTCCCAGATACCCGGCGCCGATGACGGCGACTCGGAGTGTTTTCATGCGCTTTTCTCCCTGAATTGAAGTGAATGGACGCGAAGAATCTTGACAGCATCATAAAAAGTCCGATCTACTGCGTTGCGGCGGTTTTTTGTTCGTTCGGCATACTGGGTATCGCCTCGCTTATTAAAAATAACCACCACGCCTTGTATATCGAACTTTTTACGACGCTGTCCCGTGACTTTTTACGAGTTTATCAATTTTCAGCGCGCCACGATGGATATTCCCCACTGATCGGCCAGGGCCAACATTTCCTCCCGGTCGAACACCACGGCGGCCCCGGCTTCAATGGCCAGGGCCCGAACCCCGGACTCATGCATGGTTTTAATGGTGCCCGCGCCTGTGGCGGGGATGTCAAAGCGCCGGTCCTGGTTGGGCTTGCAGATTTTGGCCACCACCGCGCCGCCGTTTCCCAGCTCCCCGCCCCTTCGGATGGTGGCGTCGGTGCCGTCAATGGCCTCCACGGCCAGGACAGATCCTCCCTCGGCCACCACACATTGCCCGATGTCCAGACGGCCGATCTCCTTGGCCAGTCTCCAAGCGACTTCAATGTCGGCCTTTTCCGACCGGGAGGGTTTGCGCTTTGTCCAGCGACCCGCCGGGGCCAGAATCTCGGGAAGCAGAAAGGTGGAGGGAAGGATTTTAATCCCCTCCTTTTCAAGCGCCCGGGCAAAGGCCCTGAGCACGCCGTCGTCATGGGTGACGGCGCATGAGGCGATGAGGGAAATGGCCTTTGTGTCGGGTTTGACATCGGAAAACAGTTTGCGTTTGGAGATGGCGCCCATCATCACGGCCTCGGTCACCCCGTTTTTTTTAAAAAAACGGATCAGCCTCCGAAGCTGGCCCAGGTGAAGCCACTCGATCCGGTCCACAAGGCCCTCCAGCTCAGGGGACGCCTCCTTCACATAGGCGGCGGCATGGACGGAAAAATTCCCGGATTTCGCCTTTTGGGCGAAAATAAGGGGAAACTGCCCGCTTCCCGCGATCAGGCCTATTTTTTTGCCTGTTTTTGGGGGAGAGGCGTCGTGTGTCATATGTTTAATCAACCAAGGGCCTCCTAACGGGTGACCCCCCGGCTGGAGGACTGAAGAAAACGGATAAAGGCCACGACTTCCGGAATCTGCTCCACCTCCGCCTGAACCCTTTCAATGGCCTCGTTCATGGTCAAACCGATCCTGAACACAATCCGGTAGGTCTTTTTGAGCATGGATATGGCGCTTTGGGACATCCCGATCCGTTTCAGGCCCACCGAGTTGAGCCCGTGCAGCCTGGCCCGGTCCCCGGACGCGATGACATAGGGGGGAATGTCTTTGACAATGGCGGACTTTCCGCCCACATAGGCGTGGTCCCCGATGTTGACAAACTGGTGGATGGCCACCAGGCCCCCGATGGTGACATGATCCCCGATGGTGATATGGCCCGCCAGGGTGGCGTTGTTGGCCATGATGACCTTGTGGCCTATTTTGCAGTCGTGGGCGATATGGGAATAGGCCATTAAAAAGTTCTCCTCCCCCACCTCGGTGACCCCGCCGCCGAATTCCGTGCCCCTGTGAATGGTCACGAATTCCCGGACAATGGTTCGGGCGCCGATTTTCACATAGGTCTTCTCCCCTTTGAACTTCACCGCCTGGGGCGCGGCGCCGATGGAGGCGTATTGAAATATCCGGCAATCCGGCCCGACGGTCACAAAGGGCTCAATGACCGCGTGGGGGCCGATCACCGTGTTTTCCCCAATGGACACATGCTCCCGGACAATGGAATAGGGGCCGATTTCAACGCCCGGATGAATTTCCGCGCCGGGATCCACAATGGCGGTCTTGTGCACCAGGGGGTTGTTTCTTTGATTCATTACAATTTTTCTCCTATGGAGGCCATCATTTCGCCTTCAGCGGCCTTTTCTCCGTCCACTGTGGCCTCACCGAACATTTTGACGGCGCTCGCCCGCTTTTTCATCAGACGAACCCGCAGCGACAGGCAATCGCCGGGAATCACTTTTCTCCTGAAGCGGACCCGGTCCATTCCCATGAAATACAAAAGGGAGCCTTTTTTTTCCTCCGGCATCGAGTCCAGAACCAGGATTCCCCCGGCCTGGGCCAGCGCCTCCATGATGAGAACCCCGGGCATCACCGGCGCGCCGGGAAAATGCCCCTGGAAAAAGGGCTCGTTGATGGTGACGTTTTTAATGGCCGCGATCTCCTGATCCCTTTGAATCTCCAAAACCCGGTCCACCAGGATAAACGGGTATCGGTGGGGCAGAAACGTCATGATATCGCGTATGTCATGCAGGCATTCCATGATCCGTCATCTCCCGAAAAAGCGGACCCGGGGTTTTTTTATGAATCCCCGGCGATCCGGTCGAATTTTTTCTCCAGCGCGGTTATTCTTTTTTTGATATCCGGCAGGCCCGGGATCAGCCGCTGGACCCTGAGCCAGACCCGGTGGGGCATGCCGGGGGAGCCGGAGACCACATCGCCCTCTTTCACCGATTTGGCGATCCCGGCCTGGGGGCCGATGATGGCCCCGTCGCCGATCTCCAGATGTCCGCCGATCCCGGCCTGGCCGGCGATCACCACATGATTTCCGATCCGGGAGCTTCCCGCGATCCCCACCTGCGCCACCAGCAGGGTGTTTTCCCCCACCTCGACGTTGTGGGCGACGTGGACCAGGTTGTCGGTTTTCACGCCCCGCCTGATCCGGGTCTCGCCGAAGGTCGCCCGGTCGATGGCGCTGCCGGCGCCGATCTCCACATCGTCGTCGATGCGGACAATGCCGGTCTGGGGGATTTTGAGATGCCTTCCTTTGTCAAATACGAATCCGTACCCGTCGCTTCCAATGACGGCTCCCGCCTGGAGCGTGACCCGGCTGCCGATTTCACAGCGTTCCAGGACGCTGACGTTGGGAAAAATTTCCACGTCGTCCCCCAGGGCCACCCGGTCTCCGATGACCGCCCCGGGATGCAGGACCACCCGGTCTCCCACGGTCACATCATTCCCGATGACGACCATGGGGCCGATGCTCGGATCGGCGCCGCAGGCAAAATGCTTCCCGATATGGCATTCCGGGCTGATCCCCGGCGCGGGACGGGCCGGAGAGTGAAAAAATCCCAGGACCCCGGCAAAGGCCGCCTTGGGATTTTCGGCCCGGATCACGGCCTTTTGACAGGGCGCGTCGAAATCCCGGGGGACGATCACGGCCCCGGCGGCGGCCTCGTCTATTTTTTTCAGGCGCCCGGCGTCGGCGGCCCAGGCGATCTCGTCTTCCGACGCCTCCTCAAAGGACATGGCGCCCCGGATCATTTTGTCCGGATCCCCGGAAAGCTCGCCCTCCAAGGTCTCGGCTATTTTTAAAAGAGAAAAACCCGTGTCATTCATTCTTTTTGGCGGCCGGTTTTCTGGCATACTCCTCATTGTAAATTTTAATCATTTTTTCCGTGATATCCACCGCGTCCGAGTAATACAGGGTTCCGGTCTTGGAGATGATGACCTGGTAGCCCTCCTCCTGGCCTATTTTTTTGGCCAGTTTCAGCGCGTCGTCGGTGAGAAGCTTGAGTTTTCGATTCCTCAACACCGCGATGTCCTCTTTGTATTTTTTTTCATCGGACTTGAAATCCACGAACTTTTTGGCCATGTCCCGCTTTAATTTTTCCCTCTGCTCCCTGCTCATGACCAGGTCTTCGTCGATTTTTTTCTGGATGGCCTCGATTTCCTTGCGTTTATCCGTCAGCCGGGCTTTCCACTTTTCGTTGAAGGCCACCAGCTCGGCGTTCACCGCCTTTCCCGCGATGGAGACGTCAATGACCTTTTGGAAATCCACCACGCCCACCTTGGCCTCGGCTTCTCCAAAGGCCCAGGCGGCCGGGATCAAAAGACATAAAAAGACAATGACGCTGATTTTTTTGGTTAGACTCATTTGTTTTTGCTCTCCTTAAGATTGACGACATCGTAAAAACTCCGATCTACCGTTT is a genomic window of Candidatus Desulfarcum epimagneticum containing:
- the lpxB gene encoding Lipid-A-disaccharide synthase; the encoded protein is MKSAGTVMVIAGESSGDHHAARLVRAMDQKRDGLFFCGIGGPALEKEGVRLVFDAALMSVVGVTEVFGALSHILKGFAAARRLLKSLRPDLLILVDFPDFNLRVAATAKKLGVPVLYYISPQVWAWRRGRIKKIARRVDHMAVIFPFEAVLYEERGVPVTFVGHPFLDEPGAPAPRPLPDRPENGRRILGLLPGSRGKEIERHLPVMMGAARLLEEKFRKDGRPAPEFVISLAPGVKRDFMDAVVARGPASGRFHIDESGAGSVLEKSDFVIAVSGTVTLETALSRTPHVIIYKISPVSHWVAKALVRVEHIGIANHIAASPVVPELIQTDATPEKIAAVAHGALTDPDRLRKAAEALGGIRDAMGGPGASERAAKIALEMMK
- a CDS encoding UDP-N-acetyl-D-glucosamine dehydrogenase, coding for MKTLRVAVIGAGYLGKFHAEKYAGMPHVDLVGVADLDPAAADEVAARFGAKSYSDHRKLLGKVDAASVVTSTPAHFEVSRDFLANGAHLLIEKPITENLDQARELMDIAEKNGRIIQTGHIERFNPVTRALRRIADGPFLFEARRMSRFKERAADVSVILDMMIHDIDIALALANSPVRDIRASGAPVATDRIDMAMARIEFENGCAAHLAAGRVAESDSRTMTVFQKDAYIQADFGNREMTVFKSGAPPEGVDAGRPPGDWDLPGMEGRTLSFEKADALKDELESFIEAIRTKKSPEVTGRMGAEALEIALIITDRIHESLPAAGKRTLK
- a CDS encoding conserved hypothetical protein (Evidence 4 : Unknown function but conserved in other organisms), coding for MIKHMTHDASPPKTGKKIGLIAGSGQFPLIFAQKAKSGNFSVHAAAYVKEASPELEGLVDRIEWLHLGQLRRLIRFFKKNGVTEAVMMGAISKRKLFSDVKPDTKAISLIASCAVTHDDGVLRAFARALEKEGIKILPSTFLLPEILAPAGRWTKRKPSRSEKADIEVAWRLAKEIGRLDIGQCVVAEGGSVLAVEAIDGTDATIRRGGELGNGGAVVAKICKPNQDRRFDIPATGAGTIKTMHESGVRALAIEAGAAVVFDREEMLALADQWGISIVAR
- a CDS encoding conserved exported hypothetical protein (Evidence 4 : Unknown function but conserved in other organisms) encodes the protein MSLTKKISVIVFLCLLIPAAWAFGEAEAKVGVVDFQKVIDVSIAGKAVNAELVAFNEKWKARLTDKRKEIEAIQKKIDEDLVMSREQREKLKRDMAKKFVDFKSDEKKYKEDIAVLRNRKLKLLTDDALKLAKKIGQEEGYQVIISKTGTLYYSDAVDITEKMIKIYNEEYARKPAAKKNE
- the fabZ gene encoding (3R)-hydroxymyristol acyl carrier protein dehydratase (Evidence 2a : Function from experimental evidences in other organisms; PubMedId : 789345, 8910376; Product type e : enzyme), translated to MECLHDIRDIMTFLPHRYPFILVDRVLEIQRDQEIAAIKNVTINEPFFQGHFPGAPVMPGVLIMEALAQAGGILVLDSMPEEKKGSLLYFMGMDRVRFRRKVIPGDCLSLRVRLMKKRASAVKMFGEATVDGEKAAEGEMMASIGEKL
- the lpxD gene encoding UDP-3-O-acylglucosamine N-acyltransferase → MNDTGFSLLKIAETLEGELSGDPDKMIRGAMSFEEASEDEIAWAADAGRLKKIDEAAAGAVIVPRDFDAPCQKAVIRAENPKAAFAGVLGFFHSPARPAPGISPECHIGKHFACGADPSIGPMVVIGNDVTVGDRVVLHPGAVIGDRVALGDDVEIFPNVSVLERCEIGSRVTLQAGAVIGSDGYGFVFDKGRHLKIPQTGIVRIDDDVEIGAGSAIDRATFGETRIRRGVKTDNLVHVAHNVEVGENTLLVAQVGIAGSSRIGNHVVIAGQAGIGGHLEIGDGAIIGPQAGIAKSVKEGDVVSGSPGMPHRVWLRVQRLIPGLPDIKKRITALEKKFDRIAGDS
- the lpxA gene encoding UDP-N-acetylglucosamine acetyltransferase (Evidence 2a : Function from experimental evidences in other organisms; PubMedId : 3277952, 7481807; Product type e : enzyme); the encoded protein is MNQRNNPLVHKTAIVDPGAEIHPGVEIGPYSIVREHVSIGENTVIGPHAVIEPFVTVGPDCRIFQYASIGAAPQAVKFKGEKTYVKIGARTIVREFVTIHRGTEFGGGVTEVGEENFLMAYSHIAHDCKIGHKVIMANNATLAGHITIGDHVTIGGLVAIHQFVNIGDHAYVGGKSAIVKDIPPYVIASGDRARLHGLNSVGLKRIGMSQSAISMLKKTYRIVFRIGLTMNEAIERVQAEVEQIPEVVAFIRFLQSSSRGVTR